The DNA window ATATGAATTTCTAAGCACTATAGTTCAACAGAATGCAAATCCATATAATAGCACTACATAAGTTTGCAAACTTAACAACACGACAAAGTGTACTCACAATTGGGCCATTTGTAATAGCATgttcttttgcaaatttgcaagcCTGCTTCACAGCAAGAACATCCATTCCATCAACCTACACCAAAGCAATTAGATGAAGTCAGTGGCAGATACTAAGTAGGACTTAAACAGGAAAGGGAAATGCAGAAGAAAGAATGCATCATTTCAAAGTTAAAAGTACTAACCAAAATCATCAATCATATCATAGTCAATAAGCTACAGAAGATGAATACATTTAAATATCAATTTGCTTCTATCCACAAATAAAGCTATCAAGGTCACATTGAAGATGTCTTTAGGTAACCATTGTGATTTACAATCTTTTCTCCAACACTTGTTAGAACAGATAGCATGCGTTAAAAATACACTACTAAAGCAACTAGCCAACTATATCCATCAACCAAGGAAGCCTCTTCTGTAACTCAAGCAATAGACAGTCTTAAGAATTATCAGGTCAAACTGTGCATAAAAATCCACTGCAAGCAAATCAAACATACCATGATTGCAAGTAAAAATACAAGAACGCTATCAATCCAGTCACTACGATGAGCAAAAGTAACAACAATAACTTCACATCACCTTCAATCCAGGCACATAATCACCACGCTTGTAGTAAGCGGGGCTCTTTGCTGCCCTCCACTCAGCCGTTCCCATCCCATCTGCACAATGGAAACTGAATCAAGAtcttatcacatcgaatcAACAAGCAGATATCACAATCCAATCGCGTGGAAACTCACAGTGGTTGTTTTCGCAGACCAGTATGGCTGGCAGCTTCCAAAGGGCCGATATGTTTAGGGCCTCAAAGAGCTGACCTTGGTTCGCGGCACCATCACCATAGAGGGCAAACGTAGCAGTTTCCTCCTTCCTGTACTTCTGTGCAAAGGCGAGACCGCATCCAAGGGGAACCTGAGCACCGACGATACCATGCCCGCCATAGAAATTGGCGTCCTTCTTGTAAAAATGCATGGATCCGCCCTTCCCGCGGGAGCACCCAGCCTGGCGGCCCATGAGCTCGGCGAAAGCGGAGACTAGGTCGCCGCCACGGGCGAGGTAGGTGCAGTGATCGCGGTACGCGGTGATGATGGAATCGGAGCGGGTGATGGCGGCCTCCatgccgacggcgacggcctccTGGCCGTCGTAGAGGTGGCAGAACCCGCGGATGAGCTTGGCCTTGTAGAGGGAATCGGCGGCGATCTCCATCCGGCGCATCACGGACATGTCGCGGAAGAAGGTGAGGAGCTCGGCCGGGGTGGTGGTGACGTCGCGCGACGGCGGGTCGACGATGTGGGAGGTGAAGGGGACGGAGGTCTCGATGGTGAGCGGCGCCGTGGAATCGGAGATCGAGCGGGCCGCGATGAGCGCCGTGGCCGGGGCCCGCGCGGCGGGgatgcggcggaggagcacggccgcggccatggcgacggcTCCCTAGGGTttcgcggcggcgacggcgagggcggatCGGGGGTGGgtgggaggaagaagataggagaggagaggagaggagagatttTTCCCTGCGAATTTCTCGTTCCGCTCTTAAAAAAGGGGGAGCAATTGGTTGGTGTTGATGGGCTTGCCGCCTTggcgggccggcggcggcgcatatCGCTCTCGTACGGTTGTATTTGCTGAAAATATCGCGAGCTATATATCTTCCCATAATCTTGtagttataagctaaaatttaaatcttaaagttaatttctaaacttaattttatgattattttatcatgatttattCTCTAACTTTTACTTTCATGTCGAGTCGTTATGAAtaggtatataaaaatatattcataatttttatttctaaaaacgttgatttgcttttctttagaaaaacgATGCGAGCCGTAACTTGGTGAAATTTTATTGGTTGAAACTGAGCTTGACTGGAATAACTAATAAGATAATGGAGAAAtttatgagttaaaaaattgGTTAGACGACAATTGACGTCAGGGTTTATTATTTTGACGACTCGCACCTAATGCACTTCTTATTTTATTCAGCGGATGTTTTTATATGGAGTCTGATCCGTCTTTTGccttttttggttttgttcgGTTTGCTGGCTGTATTATAATTTGTGGAGCTAATCCATTGTGCTGGTGCAAATACATTCTGGaattagaaattaattaagcgtACAAATTACTCGGAATATAGATACTTGCTACACCATTTTATTaaacaccattgacttttaatctatgtttgatcatccgtcctatttaaaaattatatagttattaattatcatattatggtctaatttattactaagtatactttaaacatgacttacaatctacatatgtatataaaaattttaaataagataaatggataaacgtaaatctaaaagtcaactgggttaaaatatcaaaacgaagggagtagaaTAAGTTTCAGTTTTCAAAAGAGAAAtgcatgtaaaattataaatccaTATcataaggtaaaaaaaaatgctgtgCAGATAACATAAATTTTGCAGAAGAAAACGAAAGAGAAATGGAGAACTGCACTGCAGTTAAAAGCAAGTGGACAAGAATTGGTTATTGGATGAAGTGTCCCTCTCATGACGTTGGGAATATTTGGTTTTATTATTAGGCAGATAAAGTTGAGCCAACCATGGTTGCCTCCTCATTATATCTCATTATATAGACAGTTGAAGTCGACCGCAAGCGATGGCGAGGGGGCGATTCGCTCGCAACAGCTTGTTTATATCAACTGTCCCTCTCAAACATCGCTCAGCATTGCATAATTCATATGGACCGATCAAGGGCTAGAATAGTAGCACAGTGCATCTATCCGTCCAATTTCCGTAATGGTCGCAGGCACGATGGTTTTAGACTTTAGGGctaatttgatttgattctcCACCCAACCAATTTATTGGTTGTgcaaaatggtaaaaaataagaagagCTACTCTAATTGTGGCAATTTATCCTCTAAATCCTAACCGCCGGAAGGATCACTCGTGGACGCAATCATATAGGACCCACAAATAGCAATCTAGTTAGATGAGAGAATAACTTGTCAGATTTAGTCGTTGAGTAAGCATATGTTGTAGAATCGTAAAGAGTTTTTTccacctcaaaagctagccatttAGGTGAGAAGCTACCccacttatatcctaggtTATTTGCTCCTCCACTACCAATGTGAGACTATTCAACAATCTCCCCTTTCACACATTGGTGTCCCTGAGCCCTTCACCGCCCCTTCACCATATCCGGGCCTCCACCGACCCACGGTCCATCAGGCCTTCACATACTGTGTCCATCGGGCCAGAGATGTTAAACTAGTCAGGTTCCGAGGCTTCCCCACTTTATATCTTAAGTTTTTTGCCCCTCCACAACCAATGTGAGACTATTCAACATATGTAACTTTCAAATAGCATGACAAGTCAAATAGGTAAACTCTTGAAGAAcattttttcaatataattactaaaatttggtatgcCAAGTTAAATAAGTGATCTCTTGGAAATACTCTTACACAATCTGGTACCACTGACCTAGTACAGTGGGTTTCCATGAGTAAATTTATGGTGCTCTCTATTAAcaaaattctatatatgtaGTATTGTCATCAttataaggtggtgtttagattgagaaaatttttaggagaagtgtcatatcaaatgtttaaccgGACGTCGGAATgaattttcggacacgaatgaaaaaacgaatttcacggctagcttagaaaccacgagacgaatcttttgagcctaattaatccatcattagcacatgttagttactgtagcacttatggctaatcatggactaattaggctcaaaagatttgtctcaagattttttccataattgtgcaattagttttttgattcatctatgtttaatgctttatttaggtgtctaaaaatttgatgtgatgtttttgaaaaaaattaggaactaaccAAGGCCTAAGTGTTATCAAACATTGATTCATAAGCTCGGCTgtcaatagaaaatttattcCGCTAACAATAATTAATGTGGCAGTGTTGATAAATAAgatatagtatatattagaTTTGAAAAGATGAACTGTTTATATTGGTTCCACTACTAATAAAGAGCATTGTAACTCATCATTTTCGTGAACAGATTTTTGTATCTGTTTTAATTTGCAACAAATTCGAAACGAGCTCAGACAGCGTCTGAGATGCAACTGAACAGCGATTATGGCTTGTgtctaaattcaaatttaaagtgcAAGTCTTGTCCAAGAAAGATATAAAAATGAGCCAATGAGGTATGCTACATCCCGAAGCAACGTaatccctccgtcccaaaataaactaatttttcacttttcgtcttattaaaaaaatttacgattaatatttttgtttttattagatgataaatcatgaataatactttatgtgtgactaatttttttctaattttttaaaaaaatttaaataaaacgaatggtcaaacgtcgAACAcgaaaaccgaagaattgattttttttagaacagagTACAACATAGATGTACTGACAGCTTTAGAATGAACAAAGGTAAGCAAGGTTATAGCTGGACGAATAAACAGCAGAGAAATCATGACTAACAATGAGGTGAGTTTACCTTTAAGACTGAAATAGCCTGGATATTTCCTGGATTGAGTAAATACAATGAATCCTAGGCCTATGTTATGTCTTTGTTCCCCACATTTTCTTGACACATTGTACAGTTAAATAAATCCCAAGCATGAACTAAGAACTACAGTGCTTGAGATTACTGGTTTGGCTACAAAAATTGGTTAATGACATGCATGCCAAAGTGCTGCTGCATCATGCTGCTGCCTTGCGCAAATTCAGAGTACCATGATTTCCAGGCTTCCACATAATGAGCAAAAAGATCGCCCAATGCTgcattcagaaaaaaatgtggAAGAAACTGTGAGCAGCTGAATTACAACGGCAGACATTCAATGTTTGGTACTACTCCTAACGGGGttgcaaaaaattatggaacaAACACCAGTTGCATAGCACAAATCTTTCTCAAACAGAGCTCCATATGACAAGACAGGTAAAGCACTGGCAAGGTTCGTTTCTATGGTTGATTTTTGAATCCACGTGTTTCACTTTGTATTAGGACCATCTTAAATCTCTGAAAAAATAGGATGTCAACTAGGAAACTGATCCACGCAAGACTTGCCATGTCAATTTAAAACCCTGAAGCTGTAATTTAAGAGAGACAGGCCAACATGTGACATGAACTTCAGGTagaaatatgttatattaCTCGTATAACTAAGAAACGGGCATTTTCCTACCCGAATTAAGATTCCATAAGGAACAAAAAAACCTCCTTTTACGTGATGAAATAAGTTCATGgaattattttaaagaaagGGTTAAAGAAGAGTTGAACCCACCTTGGTTCTGGTATTGTGGTCGAAATGAAGCAGCAAAGCTCTCCCAGTCCTGAGCACTATCTGTTTGTCTTTTATTACCATCGTCGAGCTCTTGTTTTCTTGCACCAGCAGGGTGGAAAGGCCCATAAACAAAACCACCCACGCTACCTTGCCTGAGCTGTCTCTGCACTGACAATTTGCAATCCTTCAAAATGTCACCACCACTCTGTGTTAGCTTTGCTTTCTTCGGGATTGCTGAATCCAGTTTGCTTCTGTTCATGTCAATGTTAGTGAGTTCAGTCCCAAATGCTCTCTTGTTCGACATGGTCTTCCCTGGTGGAGGTAGGGCAATTGTGACACCATTTTCTGCTTTTGGTTTCCCCGGTGAGCCCAACCACCGGAATGCAGGTTTCCTTGAGTCAGCTTGCTGTATCTGAAAGCCACAGTTCAACAAGTGTTACGAAACACTTCCTAACATATCGTTTAATTGCATCTTCCAAGTATATATCTACACCCTACCTTCTCAATGAAGTTCATAGACGACAGCACGTTAGCAATGTCATATAGCCTCCGGACTTTAGCTGCATCACCAATACAAGAAACAACAATGTCAGCCTTGTTCTTTCTCTAGGGACTAGGATTAGTACAAAACACTGCAAATTAAGTAGAGGAAGTGCCAGTACTAACTTCTCATACTGTTCTCTGCATGACCTTCTCCAAGTAACAGCTTTGCAGCTTCATCAAGTGAGATCGTGTCAACCTGCTACGAATACCCATTTCGTATCAATTAACTCAAGAGCATtacatttttacaaaaaaatgaaGACGCCAAGAATTGCTTACCTCCATGGTGAGGAAGAGCTTCACGAAATTCTGCGTGAGCAATCCAAGCGACTTCTCCTTCCTATGGTCTGCAAATGTAAACCATAACCCTGAGCTTGACACAACAAAATGCGACTGAAGCACATGTTGTAATTAAACTAGCATTAAGAAAAGCCTTGCCAGATCTAAGCCGGCAGCGAGGTGCGCCTGGCTTGTCAGAAGGGTTGTCAACTGGTTGACTCAGCTTCTCGCTCCCAGTGtcaccatcaacatcaccCATCTTATCCTCGTCTTCGTCATCCGACATCTTCACATTGTTCACAACAGCGAATggaagaaattaaaattttggtcaaaaaaaataccttcTGGCAAATAGATCGATTCAAATGTTcttgaagagaaaaaaaaacgatagCATACATTGGCCGCAGATGGATCCTCTACGGGCAGAGGAGCCAAGCCAGACTTCTCTCTCAATGCCCTCTCCTGAGCAAACCAAGCGAGAGAAAACAAGACACTTCAGAATTTAGATGGATTAGACCTACTGTTCTTCGTTGAATTTGCAGATGGAGACGCATCAGCAAACCTTGAGTTCTCGCAGTGCCATTGGGACGCCGGCGAAGCCTATCCAAGAATACCGGTTCTTGGCCTTCCTCACGAGTATCTTCTCGTAGacagataaaaaactaatatcaGAATCAAATTGAGCAGGACAGAACAAGAACTCCATCCAACAAAGGTAGGAACTCACCCCGACGCTCTCGAGCACGTTGACAATGTCGTAGATCCGGCGCCTCTCCACGCCGAGCCTCCTGGCCGCGTCGTCCAGCCCGATAGACTCCACGTCGTCGCGGTTGTACAGAGCCACGAAGCTAGAAACGCACAAAAACTCGGTAAGAGCAGAGAAGCACAACCCAAGACCACGGATCCCCAGATCTGCGAGAGATCCCACTTGGAGCAGAGGAGGCCGAGCGACTTCTGCTTGCGGCTGTAGGCGTGGTCACGCAGCTTCGGGCCCCTGCCCTCGACGAGCATCGGCTGCTGGCTCCGGGGGAGAGCAGGCGCCGGcacggccgcctccgcctccagcgcaggccccgcccccgccaccgccgcgtcggccGTGGAAGAGGATGGTGGAGCAACCATcaccgcagccgccgccatcgaGTCGCGCGAGACGCAGCGGAGAGGATTGGATTGTTGCGCGCGCGCTCGCGGTGGGAGTATCGGAGAGGAGGGAATTCTCGTGTAAGTATTATATTTGATAGGTGGATCTGGGCGGGTGCGGCGGGAGGAGACGGAGGTGGAGATGGTGGAGGCGCGGGCGCCGGCCGTTGAATCTGGAGGGGCTTGATttggcgcggcggtggtggaaTCGCCtcgtttcaaaaattttctcgcCGCTCCCGTGCGGGCCGGCTCGGGTGGGTGCGCGGCGCGCCGCGCCTTGACGGTGTAGGGGGGTGTCTGACAGGTGGGGTAATCAGTTACTCTCGCGTTAACTCTGCTACCTCGGGCCCGCACGTCAACGACAGTCGAAGGTTTGAATGAACAGGTGAAGGCTCTGGTGAGGCCCACAAGTTGGGGAATTTGCCGTCGGACCCGTCTGTCGGTTAGTACAGAGAGGGGGTTTCGGGTCTCGGCCTTTGGGACGAGCCGAGGAGGTGGATGGAGTAGCTGACGCGGACGCACACGCGCGCCGTTTGAAATTTAAGCGCCGGCCACGCGCGGAGTGGTGCCCGAGCGGCCGAGACCCCGACGGAGGGAGCGGTTTTCGCCGGCAGAGGAAATCAGCAAGTGGGTAAACTCTGGCGTGTTTAGACTATTCCTAACAGATTATCTAAATTTcgtcatctatatctttatatctttatttcgatgatcatctaaaacagttttatccttcatacCTTTTTTACCCCACCAGATTATATGACAtgctctatatctctttgtaggATGaaagagatcatccaaatctgaagtttctcttttctaatatggatgacatctaaaaatagatgatagtaTAGTcattctgttggagctcaatttatagtttttatgatctatttttaggatggatgatgggatagatgggctgttggggatgctctgaGGGTAATTAAAGTGCACCTATGTTACGAATGATCTCAGTTTACATAGGAGTTGTGTCGATctagaggagagaggagttgGGGATGAATAGCCTCTAAGGTTCACATGCCCTGCAAAAGTGCAAAACAAACTACGGCCTCGTTAGGGAAAGGACATGGCTACGCTGTAGGCACTATCTTTGGTGAGCGAGGTATCATGTCGCACGCGATACCAGAGCAGTAGGGGGTGGGGTGGGCTGGCAAGGGGAGAAAGGAATGGGTGGACGGTGGAGAGCAGCCGCTATGAATAACATATCAGAGCCCGAGAAGAATGAAGAGGCCTATGCCGCAAGGGAACTTGCCCCGGCCACCGTCAAGCAGCCACTACCAACCAAGCTCTCGtgcggaaaaagaaagaggagcATCAGTCAAATCTGTCCCACGCAACTTCGCCCTGCATTGCTAGGCAGCATGGCAATTACCAGTGGAGTAGGAAATGAGAAGGGCAACGGCGGATTTGGAGTAAGGGGGCGAGGCCACTGAGCTCTGCCGCCCAGATTCGCGTCAACCTGGGCTTCGAAGAGAGGAGAGTAGAGCTTCGATGAAGAGGATCTAGGGGGACGGTGTCGCGAAGAGGGGTGAGAGGAAATTGCATCGGTAGAGGGGAGGGCAAGAGGAGGGATGGGGAAAGTGATGGATTTGATGTGGAGTTGGAGAGAAGGATGGAATGCATAATTTTTGTAGATGCCATTTAGAGTAGCAACACATTATGAAGATGGATGTGGTTTCATCTAGATTGCACATTGAGATCACTCATACACTTTGAATGCCCTAAGGGGTTTTGGGCAGTGGCCACTCAAGACACATCATTTGACCATTTCTCATGGAGTTACATTTGGTGGGTTGGACAACCGAGCTTTTTAAGGTGATTTGTTTAGGGTGTGACACATAGGCGGTGTGATCGCGTGAGATGGTGCGGGGGAGAGTAGGTGTGGCATGGGCAGGGGGGATGTTGCTGCCGGCCTTATGTGAAATAGGTTGGGCCAAAACGTGGGTGGAGTCATTGCgacaactttgtgcaaatggACAAACACAAAGCAACAAGCAAGGCTAGCCGTGTTTGAGGTTATTCcgtatgttttaaaataaagcaaCTTGTTATTTGATGCGATATATTCggttaatataaatttagatgaacatATCTATGACTAGATTTgtaatactatattttatcatatcgaatctagggtgctatattttaaaatagaatgaGCATTTttac is part of the Oryza brachyantha chromosome 2, ObraRS2, whole genome shotgun sequence genome and encodes:
- the LOC102716846 gene encoding pyruvate dehydrogenase E1 component subunit alpha-1, mitochondrial, coding for MAAAVLLRRIPAARAPATALIAARSISDSTAPLTIETSVPFTSHIVDPPSRDVTTTPAELLTFFRDMSVMRRMEIAADSLYKAKLIRGFCHLYDGQEAVAVGMEAAITRSDSIITAYRDHCTYLARGGDLVSAFAELMGRQAGCSRGKGGSMHFYKKDANFYGGHGIVGAQVPLGCGLAFAQKYRKEETATFALYGDGAANQGQLFEALNISALWKLPAILVCENNHYGMGTAEWRAAKSPAYYKRGDYVPGLKVDGMDVLAVKQACKFAKEHAITNGPIVLEMDTYRYHGHSMSDPGSTYRSRDEISGVRQERDPIERVRKLILAHDLATPAELKDMEKEIRKEVDDAIAKAKESPMPDTSELFTNVYVKGFGVDSFGADRKELRATLP
- the LOC102717129 gene encoding E2F transcription factor-like E2FE produces the protein MAAAAVMVAPPSSSTADAAVAGAGPALEAEAAVPAPALPRSQQPMLVEGRGPKLRDHAYSRKQKSLGLLCSNFVALYNRDDVESIGLDDAARRLGVERRRIYDIVNVLESVGILVRKAKNRYSWIGFAGVPMALRELKERALREKSGLAPLPVEDPSAANMSDDEDEDKMGDVDGDTGSEKLSQPVDNPSDKPGAPRCRLRSDHRKEKSLGLLTQNFVKLFLTMEVDTISLDEAAKLLLGEGHAENSMRTKVRRLYDIANVLSSMNFIEKIQQADSRKPAFRWLGSPGKPKAENGVTIALPPPGKTMSNKRAFGTELTNIDMNRSKLDSAIPKKAKLTQSGGDILKDCKLSVQRQLRQGSVGGFVYGPFHPAGARKQELDDGNKRQTDSAQDWESFAASFRPQYQNQALGDLFAHYVEAWKSWYSEFAQGSSMMQQHFGMHVINQFL